One part of the Archangium lipolyticum genome encodes these proteins:
- a CDS encoding HNH endonuclease family protein codes for MIPVAPAKEPPHFDKGVRQRGLSAIDELVGRKPRLKRRGRRRKKIAAREADIPADAFPPFWRDALPDMLEAYERRCAYLALYFEHATGSPTIDHVLPKSRVWDQVYEWSNYRLCAALINARKNDLTSLVDPFEVAEGWFALELVAFQVIRGPKAPPGKAKELEETLLVLNMPECLKAREEYVTCYERGDIELSYLERRAPFVASELRRQGRLRKEDSR; via the coding sequence GTGATACCTGTCGCGCCTGCGAAGGAGCCGCCCCACTTCGACAAGGGGGTTCGCCAGAGGGGGCTGTCCGCCATTGACGAGCTGGTCGGCCGAAAGCCGCGTCTCAAGCGCCGAGGCCGTCGCCGCAAGAAGATCGCGGCCCGCGAGGCCGACATTCCTGCCGACGCCTTCCCCCCGTTCTGGCGTGACGCCCTCCCGGACATGCTGGAGGCCTATGAGCGCCGCTGTGCCTACCTGGCGCTCTATTTCGAGCATGCAACGGGCAGCCCGACCATCGACCACGTTCTTCCGAAGTCACGTGTGTGGGACCAGGTCTATGAGTGGTCGAACTACCGGCTCTGCGCCGCGCTCATCAACGCGAGGAAGAACGACCTGACCTCTCTGGTGGACCCCTTCGAAGTGGCCGAGGGTTGGTTCGCCTTGGAGCTCGTGGCATTCCAGGTCATTCGCGGCCCCAAGGCTCCCCCGGGCAAGGCGAAGGAGCTCGAGGAGACCCTCCTCGTGCTCAACATGCCCGAGTGCCTCAAGGCGCGTGAAGAGTACGTCACGTGCTACGAGCGGGGGGACATCGAGCTCTCCTATCTCGAGCGGCGGGCTCCGTTCGTGGCGTCCGAACTCCGGCGTCAAGGTCGCCTGCGCAAAGAGGACAGCAGATAG
- a CDS encoding AAA family ATPase, whose protein sequence is MLESLHLKNVGPAPEMELRLAQRLNLITGDNGLGKSFLLDIAWWALTRTWARHLVLPAPAQGKPRIAYSYTKSTPRSYSYESTYDRKAERWSVNNGRPAIPGLVLYAQVDGGFSVWDPARNYWRTDAPDRPSSYLFAPHEVWAGNAHCEGLIRDWASWQREKGEAFNMLTKVLQVLSPPGGEPLHPGELRKLTVEDPKRYPTLRMPYGQDVAVTHASAGMRRIIALTYLLIWAWQEHIAAAEVRGDDPAREIIFLIDEIEAHLHPQWQRRIVPAVLNVMDALTGSHGSRVQLITATHSPLVLASVEPLFDVKKDAWFDLDLEEARVVLRKREFVRRGDVSNWLTSEAFDLRKARSLEAESAIETALALLRQKDPPWKDVESADQGLHAAGLPDIDPFWVRWGQFVEERKPAKRGKR, encoded by the coding sequence ATGCTTGAGTCGCTGCACCTGAAGAATGTTGGACCCGCGCCCGAGATGGAGCTGAGGCTTGCGCAACGGCTCAACCTCATCACCGGCGACAACGGGCTGGGCAAGAGCTTCCTGCTGGACATCGCCTGGTGGGCCCTGACCAGGACCTGGGCACGCCATCTGGTCCTTCCCGCGCCCGCGCAGGGCAAGCCCAGGATCGCGTACAGCTACACGAAGTCCACGCCTCGTAGCTACTCGTACGAGAGTACGTATGACCGCAAGGCCGAGCGTTGGTCCGTCAACAATGGCCGGCCCGCGATTCCGGGGCTCGTGCTCTACGCCCAGGTCGACGGTGGCTTCTCCGTGTGGGATCCGGCGCGCAACTACTGGAGGACCGATGCGCCGGACCGCCCCAGCTCCTATCTCTTCGCGCCTCACGAAGTGTGGGCGGGAAACGCGCACTGTGAAGGGCTGATTCGCGACTGGGCGTCGTGGCAACGCGAGAAGGGTGAGGCCTTCAACATGCTGACCAAGGTTCTCCAGGTGCTGTCACCGCCCGGGGGAGAGCCGCTGCATCCAGGGGAACTGCGGAAGCTCACCGTGGAAGATCCGAAGCGCTACCCGACACTGCGAATGCCCTACGGCCAGGATGTCGCTGTGACCCACGCGTCGGCGGGCATGCGGCGCATCATCGCCCTGACCTACCTCCTGATCTGGGCCTGGCAGGAACACATCGCAGCGGCCGAGGTTCGTGGCGACGATCCGGCCCGCGAGATCATCTTCCTCATCGATGAAATCGAAGCGCACCTCCATCCTCAGTGGCAGCGCCGCATCGTACCGGCCGTGCTCAACGTGATGGACGCGCTCACCGGGAGTCACGGCTCCCGCGTCCAGCTCATCACGGCGACGCACTCCCCCCTGGTGCTGGCCTCCGTGGAGCCACTCTTCGACGTCAAGAAGGACGCATGGTTCGACCTGGACCTTGAAGAGGCTCGGGTCGTCCTGCGGAAGCGCGAGTTCGTGCGCCGGGGAGATGTCTCCAACTGGCTCACCAGCGAGGCGTTCGATCTGAGGAAGGCCCGGTCGCTTGAAGCCGAGTCCGCTATCGAGACCGCGCTGGCGCTGCTCCGTCAGAAGGACCCGCCATGGAAGGACGTGGAGTCCGCAGACCAGGGACTGCACGCCGCAGGGCTTCCGGACATTGATCCGTTCTGGGTCCGGTGGGGGCAGTTTGTCGAGGAGCGCAAGCCGGCGAAGCGAGGCAAGCGGTGA
- a CDS encoding alpha/beta fold hydrolase: protein MRASHELEPRGAATLPGDSQPMMVQTRRGPVECVSLGEGPAVLALHGAMGGYDQASVLARTAGVPGFRYIAISRPGYLGTSLSLGRTPAEQAELYRDLLDALGIEHAAVMAISGGGPSALQFALSYPDRCWGLVIISSFHSRFAGRLPMAWHILKLAVRFSPFVTAMQKRKARQDPERASRRSITDPLLRARTVNDPEAGPLLREVQRITYNRMPLRVAGTENDIALTSSELSLPLERMKAPMLVMHGTKDSSAPYAQAQQLAARVPGAELLTLEGGEHFCIFSHRDEVRARVGRFLGAHSPKGLVRA from the coding sequence ATGCGCGCTTCACATGAGCTCGAGCCGCGGGGGGCGGCGACGCTCCCCGGCGATTCGCAACCGATGATGGTGCAGACGCGGCGAGGGCCCGTCGAGTGTGTCTCCCTGGGCGAGGGCCCGGCGGTGCTCGCGCTCCACGGGGCCATGGGGGGCTATGACCAGGCCTCGGTGCTCGCGCGCACGGCCGGTGTCCCGGGCTTCCGGTATATTGCGATCTCCCGCCCCGGCTATCTCGGAACTTCCCTCTCGCTCGGCCGGACGCCGGCGGAACAGGCGGAGCTCTACCGTGACCTGCTCGACGCGCTCGGCATCGAACACGCGGCGGTGATGGCCATCTCCGGAGGCGGCCCTTCCGCGCTCCAGTTCGCGCTCAGCTACCCGGATCGCTGCTGGGGGCTCGTCATCATCTCGTCGTTCCACTCCCGCTTCGCGGGGCGGCTGCCGATGGCCTGGCACATCTTGAAGCTGGCCGTCCGCTTCAGCCCGTTCGTCACCGCGATGCAGAAGAGGAAGGCCAGACAGGATCCGGAGCGGGCCTCGCGCCGGTCCATCACCGACCCCCTCCTGCGCGCGCGCACGGTGAATGACCCCGAAGCGGGCCCCCTGCTCCGAGAGGTGCAGCGGATCACGTACAACCGGATGCCGCTGCGGGTGGCCGGGACGGAGAACGACATCGCCCTCACGAGCAGCGAGCTCTCGCTTCCTCTCGAGCGGATGAAAGCCCCGATGCTCGTCATGCACGGCACGAAGGACAGCTCGGCCCCGTACGCCCAGGCGCAGCAGCTCGCCGCACGCGTTCCCGGCGCCGAGCTGCTCACGCTCGAAGGCGGCGAGCACTTCTGCATCTTCTCTCACCGCGACGAGGTCCGCGCGCGGGTCGGGCGCTTCCTGGGTGCACACTCGCCCAAGGGCCTCGTGAGAGCCTGA
- a CDS encoding helix-turn-helix domain-containing protein — MSTPPLHTRHERPRDPGGRGPRAPLEEDERSSLITTPPPGLSSQIDLCWATPGRAGVGTSLHELFPDAGTHLIFRHSEHGCRAVMLGPATERAAVEREAGSEYLVIRFRPGQAPRLADIRASELTNGFVELTHLGGLPIQAVAERLRLLPDLASRQHALAELMQDVAPPLVGDVRCRRATQLLEAHGGQLRVEALAEELGLNVRGLERRFLEHFGMTPKRMSRLVRLRNVLGALHSGAYTSLGELAQACGYSDQAHLIHDFKALTDRLPGDKDTFLNRRLSREETRIIHRYRR; from the coding sequence ATGTCCACGCCACCGCTCCACACTCGCCACGAACGCCCGCGCGATCCGGGTGGGCGTGGCCCACGAGCGCCCCTCGAGGAAGACGAGCGCTCGAGCCTCATCACGACCCCGCCTCCCGGGCTCTCCAGTCAGATCGACCTGTGCTGGGCGACACCGGGCCGCGCCGGGGTGGGCACTTCGCTCCACGAGCTCTTCCCGGATGCGGGCACCCATCTCATCTTCCGCCACTCCGAACACGGTTGCCGGGCGGTGATGCTCGGGCCCGCGACCGAGCGAGCGGCCGTCGAGCGCGAGGCAGGTTCCGAGTACCTCGTCATCCGCTTCCGGCCCGGCCAGGCACCGCGCCTCGCGGACATCCGCGCCTCGGAGCTCACCAACGGCTTCGTCGAGCTGACGCACCTCGGAGGGCTGCCCATCCAAGCCGTGGCCGAGCGATTGCGCCTCCTGCCGGACCTCGCGTCGCGGCAGCATGCGCTCGCGGAGCTGATGCAAGACGTGGCCCCGCCGCTCGTGGGGGACGTGCGCTGCCGCAGAGCCACCCAGCTCCTCGAAGCGCACGGCGGACAGCTCCGGGTCGAGGCGCTTGCCGAGGAGCTCGGCCTCAACGTGCGTGGCCTGGAGCGCCGCTTCCTGGAGCACTTCGGCATGACGCCCAAGCGCATGAGCCGGCTCGTCCGCCTCCGCAACGTCCTCGGGGCGCTCCACTCGGGCGCGTACACGAGCCTCGGCGAGCTCGCGCAGGCGTGTGGCTACTCGGACCAGGCGCATCTCATTCACGACTTCAAGGCGCTGACCGACCGGCTGCCTGGCGACAAGGACACCTTCCTGAACCGGCGGCTCTCTCGCGAGGAGACGCGCATCATCCACCGCTATCGCCGGTAG
- a CDS encoding LysR family transcriptional regulator gives MPRTNLNDITVFMAVVDAGSFVAGGQALGMTRSAAGKAVMRLEERLGVRLLNRTTRTLSLTDEGRAFYDRGLQIFAAVEEAEASVASRAGTPRGVLRLTVPDAFGRLVILPLLRKYLRAWPDVQVEVSFTDRVVDIIEEGFDLAVRIGVTDPDSRLVSRVIARYRALLCASPSYIAERGAPEGIDDLANHDCLVFSSATRRQSWRFRGDDGAWVKAAGRSRLRLDSGEAIRDAAVSGAGIALLPDFLVAEDLAAGRLTQVLANLDVGEVKIVTLYPTRRLLEPRVRQFLDLLLSELGP, from the coding sequence ATGCCGCGCACGAATCTGAATGACATCACCGTGTTCATGGCCGTCGTCGACGCCGGAAGCTTCGTGGCCGGTGGGCAGGCGTTGGGCATGACACGATCGGCGGCGGGCAAGGCCGTGATGCGTCTGGAAGAAAGGCTCGGCGTACGCCTTCTGAACCGTACCACCAGGACGCTGAGCCTCACCGACGAAGGCCGGGCGTTCTACGACCGGGGCCTGCAGATCTTCGCGGCGGTCGAAGAGGCCGAGGCCAGTGTGGCCAGTCGAGCCGGGACGCCGCGCGGCGTCCTGCGGCTGACCGTGCCTGATGCGTTCGGACGGCTGGTGATTCTTCCTCTGCTGAGGAAATATCTGCGGGCGTGGCCCGACGTTCAGGTCGAAGTGAGCTTCACCGATCGCGTGGTGGACATCATCGAGGAGGGATTCGACCTGGCGGTACGGATTGGTGTCACGGATCCGGACTCGCGGCTGGTCTCCCGGGTAATCGCCAGATACAGAGCGCTGCTCTGCGCGTCTCCTTCCTACATCGCCGAGCGTGGCGCGCCTGAAGGGATCGATGACCTGGCAAACCATGATTGCCTGGTGTTCAGCAGTGCCACCAGAAGGCAAAGCTGGCGCTTTCGTGGCGACGATGGTGCCTGGGTGAAGGCGGCCGGACGAAGCCGTCTGCGGTTGGATAGTGGAGAGGCCATCCGGGATGCCGCCGTTTCCGGGGCGGGCATTGCGCTTCTTCCCGACTTTCTGGTTGCAGAGGATCTGGCCGCCGGCCGCCTCACGCAGGTGCTTGCGAACCTCGATGTCGGCGAGGTGAAGATCGTGACGCTTTATCCGACCAGGCGTCTGCTGGAACCGCGCGTCAGACAGTTCCTCGACCTCTTGCTCAGTGAACTTGGACCTTGA